The Pseudanabaena sp. FACHB-2040 genome segment CGGGTAGGGAATGCTGCGACGAATCTGGGCGATGGCGGTCCCGATCCCACCAGCGGCGGCAATATGGTTGTCTTTGATCATCACTCCGTCGTCAAGACCCAGCCGATGATTTCTGGCTCCACCCACGAGGGTTGCATACTTCTCTAGCAGCCTCAACCCGGGGGTGGTTTTGCGCGTATCGACCAACTCGGCAGGTAAATCTGCGATCTGGTCTACGTATTTGCGGGTCAGCGTAGCAACACCGCTAAGACGCATCACCAGGTTCAAAGCGACCCGCTCCCCGGTCAGCAATGCCCCTAACGGCCCTTTGATTTGGGCAATCTCGGTACGACAGGCACAAAAGCTGCCATCACTCACCAAGGGCACAAACTCCACTTGGCTGTCTAACAGCTGAAAAACCCGCTGAGCCACAGGTAGCCCGGCTACGATTCCCGCCTCCTTAGCTAGCCATAGAGCAGAACCAGGTTGATTTGCGATCGCACCCAAACCGCCGGTCGTGCGATCGCCTCGCCCAATGTCCTCCCTCAGCCAAGTCTCCAGCATGGGATCTAGCACAATTGCAGGCGGCAGCATAGTTCATTTCTCAGGCACACTCCTCTTCCAGCATAGGCAAGGAGAATCAACTGCCGAAGAGGGTACAGCTAAAAAGACCTCATTCAGCCCCCCAACCTCAGATCCATATGCTATCTTGATTATTAATGCTGTCGAAGCTCAGCAGAGTGTCTCTTCAGATTCAACCGTTCAGGAATCAAGGAGGTGATGCCCATGCAAGAAAGTAGTAAATGCATGGGTCTTCTGGTTGTAGCTAGCCGGCTGTGCGCCGGGGCTGATCTCTAGGAAGTTAATGCTTATTTCTTCGGAAATAGCATCTGCTTTTAAAGCTGACTGATTAGGGTTCCTTCCGGCAGTCAGGCTCAACCTAAGACCCGCTAGACCGCTCCCATCGATGAAGGTAGTACCTTCCCCCGATGGGAGCGGATAGTCTTTTAAAGGCTTTTCCTCTAAAGCACGTACTGCATGCCCAATCAAGAGGGTTTTTGATGGCCAAGCCCCTAAGTGAAACCGAAGTTCAACTGAAGCTCAGCCAGCTGACTGATTGGATCCTTGAAGGCAAAATAATCAAGACCACCCGCACCTTCACAGACTTCGTTGAAGCCGTAAGCTTTGTCAATCGACTAGTCGAACCAGCCGAAGCGGCAGGGCATCACCCCGACATTGCTATTTCCTACAACCAAGTCACGATTAGCCTCACCACTCACGATGCCGGTGGCCTAACAGAGCAAGACTTCGCAATGGCCGAGACCCTTTCCAAGCTTGTCTAACAAAACCCGCAGCCAATCAAGTTACAAGAAAAAGGTCAGGAACTTCACGGCTTTTTAGGCAGTCAAAAATTTCAGCGATGAATCTATAGCCTAGCCGGAAGTGATCTGTTAATATCAGCATGAGTAACTTCATGGCAGGAAATCTGGGTTAGCCCTAAAGCCTGTCAGGCAGTGTTCATAGGGACTTCCGTTTGCTCTTTGGCTACAGTCACAGATGTCAAGCTTCCCTTGTATAAGGTGTGAGGAGAGATCAAAACCAATGTCTAAACTTCTTTGGAAATCTTTGCTGGCTGCTCCGGCTGCACTAGGCGCTGCGCTAGCTGTATCAGGTTCCGCTGTAGCTGTTGAAGCTGCTGCTATTGAGTTCGCTACCGAAACCGCTCCTGTTGAGCTGGCTACTGAAGTAGCTCCCGTTGAGCTGGCTACCGAAGCGGCTCCTGTTCAACTCGCTGCTGCTGCTGCACCGGTCGAGTCTGTTGTTGGCGTTGATGCGCTAAATCAGCCCGTTCAACTGGCTCAGATCACCAGCGTTAACCAGCTGACTGATGTTCTGCCAACCGACTGGGCTTTCCAAGCGCTGCAGAGCCTGGTTGAGCAGTATGGCTGTATTCAGGGCTACCCTGACCGTACCTATCGCGGTAATGCGTCCCTGACCCGTTATGAATTTGCTGCTGGTCTAAACGCCTGCTTAGACGTCATCGCCCAGCTAGTAGCTACTGGCATCAACCCCGATGACCTAGCAACCATTCGTCGCTTGCAGGAAGAGTTTCAGGCTGAACTGAACACCCTGCGCGGTCGCGTCGATGCTCTGGAAGCTGACGTAGCTGAACTGGAAGCTAACCAGTTCTCTACCACCACCAAACTGCGTGGTCAAGTCGACTTCCACCTCGCTACCCCCTTCGATACCATTCCTGGCGTTGAAGACAGCACCAACTTCAACTCTCGAGCTCGTCTAAACTTCGACACCAGCTTCACTGGCGAAGATCGTCTGCGAGTTCGTCTCCAGGCTTCTTCTGGTGATTTGCCTCTGGGCGATATTGGTGGTTTCAACAACGTTTCTGGTCTGCAGGGCGAAGGCGTCCTTGACCTGCGGGTTGATGACTTCTACTACGCCTTCCCCGTCGGCAACCGCATCGACGTAACCTTGGCTGCTAACTCCCTGTCCGTTGACGACGTTCTGCGGGAAATCACCCCCTTCGGCAACGGCGTTGCTGATGCTGCTGGTCCTCAGTACCTAGATGCTGGCATGGGCGGCGGTGCAGGTGTCGGTCTGAGCTTTGCCTTCACTGACAGCATCATCCTTGATGCGCTATACACGGTTAACACTGCTGGTGCTCGTTCCCCCAGCATCGGTGTCTTCCGGGGTACCAATGAACTGGGTCCAAGCCAAGCCTACGGAGCTCAGCTAAGCTTCATTCCTGAAGGCTTCCTGAGCCTTGCTGCAACCTACCTTCACAGTGATGGTGGTCAGGTCTTCCAAGGAGTCGGCACTGGTAAGGCAGTTGACACCTATGGTGGTCAAGTCAACCTGAACTTTGGCGGCTTCAACATTGGCGGTAGCGCCGGCTTCGTCAACTTTGATGGTGGCGACGACTTCATTTGGAATGCAGGTGTTGTCTTCGATGACTTCTTTGCTGAAGGTGCTCAGCTGGGTATCTACGGCGGTCAGGCTCCCCAACTGATTGGCTCAGTTGACAACCCCTTCTACATTGAAGGTTTCCTGAACGTTCCCTTCAATGAATTCCTGACCATTACTCCTTCTGTCATCTATGCTGACTACAACAACGGCCTAGCTGACGAAACCCTGATCTATGGTGTAATCCGCACTACCTTCCGCTTCTAAGGTTATCAACTCCCTTAGTTAGCTAAAGAACGGGCCTCAACTAAAAGTTGAGGCCCGTTCTTCTTGTTTAGAGGAGCTCACTAAAAAGCACTCACCCCTTAAGTTGAGAAAACACTAGTTTCTGTGATTGTTCGTATAGTTAATTCGGGTGCCTGCCCAGTTGAGCTTATTTCTTAAAGTGCCGTAGTAAGAGTAATTCTTTCTAAGAATAATGAACTTGGCCATAAATTCAGCCATGCGAATATCCACTCGCTGTCCTGGCCAAATGGCGGTGGCCATCACTCCATCCATCCAGAGCTTAGTATTAAGATCGACATCCGCTAACGGCCAAACACTGACTACCGAACCAGGAGGCAGCACAATCGGGCGGCTCGATAGGCTGAGAGGGCAGATAGGCGTGACAATAATTGCTTCCATACCAGGATGAACAATGGGGCCGCCTGCAGCAACCGTATATCCTGTGGAGCCTGTCGGCGTGCTAACCAAAAGGCCATCGCCCTGGTACTGATCGACAACTTCACCATCAATTTCCATTTCCAAAATGGAGGTGATCATGCGATCTGGGGAGGCAGGCTTAACCGACATTTCATTAAGGGCTAAAAAGCGATCGCTCATTGCCTCCAGGTTACTTCGGTCACCTTGAAAGACCTGGGTCTGAAGCATCATTCTCTGCTGCACAGCAAAGCGATCGGACAGCAGCCTTTCCCAAACCTTTTCCAGATCAACATAGTCTTCTGAGGCCTCGGATAAAAAGCCTAAATGCCCACCAATATTGATGGCCAAGATAGGGATATTTTCAGGCGCAACATGCCTGGCCGCTGCCAAAGCAGTACCATCACCTCCTAAAACAATAGCTAGATCAATCGGCTGAGTCACAGAGGCAAGGAAAACGGGGTAGGGATTGTCCTTAGGGCCACTGGGACCAACCAGCACTCTACAGCCTAGTCCCTCAAGCTGCCGGGCACACTTCTCAGCCCACTGCTGGCTCAGGCGGTTCCTGGCTTTATAAACAATGATGGCCTGCTTTAACTCCACCGCTGCCTAGGTACTCCCTAAATACACCTACCCACAATTGTAAAGGCGCTGCCAAAGCAGCGCCCCAACGCTTAGCAAGACTGAAGTTCGGGCAATTACCACTTGAGCAGATTGAACTGTTCCATATCTACAGTGTCGCGGTTGCGGTAAATAGACAAGACAATCGCCAGGCCAACAGCTGCTTCTGCCGCAGCAATAGTAATGACAAAAACAGAAAACACTTGACCTGTGACATTGGCCGGATCAAGATAGTTAGAGAATGCCATCAGATTCAGGTTAACGGCATTCAGCATCAGTTCAATTGACATCAGAACTCGAATAACGTTGCGGCTGGTTACCAAGCCATAGATACCAATGCAGAAAAGCGCCGCAGCAATCAGGAGAAAATATTCCAAATGCATCTTCAAGACTACCCAAAATAACCTGGAACCAAACGAAGCTTAATTTTTAGAGAAATGAGTCAGTTGCGCCCTGCTCCGAAGTATTGCTGCCAACAGGCACTAACTCGCGGGGCCGCTCTGGTAACTGTAGAGCGTCTTGAACAGGCACTCCAGCCTGAGTGTCTGGAATGTATTCTCGACGGGCCAGAATGATTGCACCTACAAGTGCGATTAGCAACAGCACTGAGGCCAGTTCAAAAGGCAGTAGGAAGTCAGTAAAGAAGTGTATGCCAATCAGAACAATGGCGTTGTCGCCTGCTGCCGGCGCTGATGAGAGCTTCCAGGGTGTGCCAACAACTGTCGTTGCTAGCAGAGCGAATAGGCCAGAGCAAACTAGAGCCGTAACTGCCCTACCAACCCACGCCCTGGCAATTGGTCTGAACTCCTGCTGCTTGTTAACCAGCATAATTCCAAACAGAATCAGAACGTTGACAGCTCCGACATAAACCAGAACCTGGGCGGCCGCCACGAAACTGGCGTTGAGCAGGATATACATACCTGCAATGCTGATGAAAACACCCCCAAGCAAAAAGGCGGAGTAGACAATGTTCTCTAGCAGCACAACCCCCAGCGCTGCGCCGAGCATCATCACCGCTAAGATGCCGAATGAGACTATCTGTACCCCTTCTGCTAGCGTCACGACCGCGTCTCCTCTAAATAACAATTGGTCCAGGTTGTAAAGTACTGCCCGGTAGAGGCCCAGCTGGCCACTACTAGGAACTCTTAGGCTGGGTCTTCCTCGGAAGGTTCCATTTCCTCAATGATCTCTTGAGGCAGCTTGCCGGCTCGCCGGGAACCTTCGGCCAATCCGTGGGGGTCCATAACCCCTTTAGGTAGGTAGGCCAGTTCTCGCAGCGGCGTTACCATCGGATCTTGAGTCACTTTGTAGGGTAACCGTCCTAGGGCCACGTTGTCGAAATTTAGTTCGTGCCGGTCGTAGGTGGCTAATTCATACTCTTCTGTCATGGAGAGACAGTTAGTGGGGCAATACTCAACACAGTTGCCGCAGAAAATACAAACTCCAAAGTCAATGCTGTAGTGCTTCAGAGTTTTCTTCTTGGTAGCCTTGTCAAAGTCCCAATCTACAACGGGTAGGTTGATGGGGCACACCCGAACACAGACTTCGCAAGAAATACACTTGTCGAATTCGAAGTGAATTCGGCCTCGGAAGCGCTCAGAGGGAATAAGCTTTTCGTAGGGGTACTGAACTGTGACGGGGCGTCGCCGCATGTGATCGAAGGTAACGGACAGGCCTTGGCCAATGTACTTGGCTGCCTGAACGCTCTCTTTGGCATAGTCCCCGACTTGCTTCAAAAAGTTCAGCATCGGTTACATCTCCGAATGAAAACAGGGCAATTAAGACAGGAATGCAAGAGGTCGTTGAGGGTTAGCGTGCCTCTTTAAAGGCGCTAGGCCCAATAAGGTGCATCACACGCTCTACCTATCCCCCAAAAGCAAGGGGGAAAGACAGTTTTAAGGCCGCAGTCAGCAGCAGGTTAACCAGGGAAACTGGTAGGAGAAACTTCCAGCCTAAATCTAGGAGTTGGTCGATCCGCACCCGAGGTACTGTCCAACGCAGCAGGATTGCTAGGAAGACCAGCAGATATGCCTTGAATAGCGTCATCATGATGCCGATGGAGGCTGCCAGTACCTGTAGCCAAGGAGCCGTCTCACTAGCCCCCAGCAGACCTGCTAGCCAGTCTATAGACACTGGCGATTCCCAACCTCCTAGGTAGAGAATCGCAACGATCAGGGCCGAAAGCACTAGGTTCACGTAGGAGCCTACGTAGAATAGGCCAAACTTCATCCCCGTATACTCAGTTTGATAGCCTGCGACCAGCTCTTCCTCTGCCTCAGGGAGGTCAAAAGGCAACCGCTCGCACTCAGCCAAAGCTGCAATCCAAAAAATTACAAAGCCGACTGGCTGCCGCCAAATATTCCAGCCCAGGATGCCGTAGCCGGCCTGCTGATTGACAATGTCAATGGTGCTGAGGCTGTTGGACATCATTACAACGGCTAGGACTGCTAGCGCCATCGGAATTTCGTAGCTGATCGACTGAGCAGCAGCCCGCAGTCCTCCCAGCAGCGAATACTTGTTGTTGGAGGAGTACCCCGACATCAGCAGTCCAATGGGAGCAATGCTGGAGAGGGAGATCCAGAGGAAAATGCCCACTCCAATATCAGTAATAACTAGGTTTTGGCCGAAGGGCACAATCAGGTAAGACAAAAAGACCGGGATGACAACGATCACTGGTCCCAAAGTAAACAGGATGGGATCGGCCAGGGCTGGGGTAATGTCTTCCTTGAAGATGAGCTTGATGCCATCAGCGGCAGCCTGCAGGGTTCCCAGGGGTCCGGCAAATTCGGGACCAATGCGCTGCTGAGCCGCAGCGGAGATCTTCCGCTCCAGCCAAACCGTAACAAAGATGCTGACGGTTGCGGCAGCTAGAATCAGCACCATCGGCAGCGGCAGCCAGAGTGTCTTCGCTACGCCAGGTGGCAGTCCTAGATCGACGAGGGCTCGAACAAAGCTGCCTTGCAGGTCGATTCCTTGATTCATGGGCTAGCCCTTGGGAGTGTCAAATTTCATAAATTCTCTCATCGATCTTACCGCCTCAATCTGCTAAAGATGGGGGTTTTTGAGGGATTTATGGATAAGAAGTTCTGTTCTCAGCAATAGAAGCCCCCAATAAACATAATACGAACAGAGAGCCTTATAGAAAAACCTCTATCTAGCGAAGTAGCAAGACAAAACGTGCCGTGGCTGGACGCAATTGTTTCGAGCAGATTTATCCATGAGGACTCGTCTCAACATAAAGCGGGGGCGTCATCCCGCCATCCCTTACTGAATAAGGCTTTAAAATGAAAGCCCTCCGGCCAAAAGACCGGAGGGGCTGGAGTTCCTGAAAATCGTCACTGTAACGAATGATCTCTGCTATCTCTTAGCTTGAGAAGAGGGGTTTGACCCATCAGTTGACTATTGACTGGATCGTAACTGCCTGCTTATCCCAGATTTGAGGCCGCTCTGCCAGGGGCGTATAGACCTGGTTGCGAACTCCGGTATAGACCTGGGTGGGCCGGAAGATTCGGTTTTCACCTAGCTGTTCTTTCCAGTGGGCTAGCCAACCGGCTACTCGTGCGATCGCAAAAACCGGCGTGAACAAATCAACCGGGATGCCTAGTTTGCGATATACCAGCCCAGAGTAGAAATCAACGTTGGGGTAAATTCCCTTGTGGCCCAGCTTCTCCTCAACCGCCTGCTCCATTTCTAGAGCAATCTCGTAATACTCATCCTGGCCGAACTTGTCAAAGAGCTGCTCTGCCAATCGCTGCAAGATCGTGGCCCGAGGATCTTTGACCTTATAGACCCGGTGCCCAAAGCCCATAATCTTAGACTTCTGTTGAATGCAGGCCTCAACATAGGGTCTGACATTCTCAACAGTGCCAATCTCCTGCAGCATTGTGATGACCTCTTCATTGGCACCGCCATGCAGGGGACCTGCTAGGGTGCCTACAGCCGACGCAATCACCGCATAAGGATCGGTCAGGGTTGAGGCTGTTACCATCGCGGAGAAGGTTGAGGCATTGATGGTGTGTTCAGCGTGCAGCGTGAGGCAGATATCAAAAATCCGAGCCGCTAACGGATCGGGTTCTTGTTCATTCAGCATGTAGAGAAAATTAGCTGAATAATCTAGGTCATCTCGCGGCTGAACCGGATCATTGCCCTTACGCATCAATTGAAAAGCCGCTACCATCGTTGGAATTTTGGCCAGCAGCCGCACCACCGCGTCTTGAATATAGGTTGGGTTATCCAAGGCCCGCTTGGAGTAAAACAGGCCCAGAGCCGCTGCACAGGCCTGCAGAGCATCCATAGGGTGACCGCTCTCCGGGAAACACTTCATCATGTCTCGGACGCGGTACTTGAGGCGGCGGTGGTAGCGAATCTCATGTTCAAAGGCTTCAAGTTCCTGCTTTGTGGGCAGGCCGCCCCAAATCAGCAGATAGGCTGTCTCTAGAAAAGTGCTTTTTTGTGCCAGCTCCTCAATACGAATGCCTCGGTATTCCAAGATGCCTTGCTGGCCGTCGACAAAACTGATGCTGGATTGAGTGGCGGGCACCCCCTCCAGACCAGGTCTATATTCACATACCGTCATGATTGCACTGCTCCCATGCGTTGAAAAGGGTGCCAACGGGGGAATGAGAGCCCCGCCGGTGTCAACGCTACAACGTCGCTGCGACAAGGAATAGTTTAGAGAAAACGAAAAGGACAGTTTTGTAGTAAAAACTGACTCAAATCAGGCTGTTTCTCATATTGCGGCAAGCAAACTGCCTAAATCCCTTGGCCTCAAACCTTGCTAGGGTGTCTGGAACGAAGTAGCTTGACGATGCGTCTGCTGCTTTAGATTCAAAGCCGATTTTACAACGGTCCTCTAGTAATCATCCGTAAGCCCTGGAATTTGTTAGGATCCCTTCGGAAGAGGCGGCCCGCAGAAAGCACTCTGCTCCTAGGTAAGGGCAGCTTTAGGCTCAATCGGTACTGATAACGCCATCTTCAGGGTTAATTAACCGCAGCAGTTTTTGCTTGATCTGCATATCAAACACCTCCCACTTCAGTCGGTTATATTCACTATTTTCATAAAATCCAGATAGAAAGCCGACGGGAATTTCAAACCCACCTGCCATAGACCGCCCGCCCCCGAAAAAGCGACCCTCACTGTCCTGACCAAAGGCCTCTTTGATGAACTCGTCTGGATCGAGGGTAATCTTGCTAGTACGAAGGG includes the following:
- the nadC gene encoding carboxylating nicotinate-nucleotide diphosphorylase — translated: MLPPAIVLDPMLETWLREDIGRGDRTTGGLGAIANQPGSALWLAKEAGIVAGLPVAQRVFQLLDSQVEFVPLVSDGSFCACRTEIAQIKGPLGALLTGERVALNLVMRLSGVATLTRKYVDQIADLPAELVDTRKTTPGLRLLEKYATLVGGARNHRLGLDDGVMIKDNHIAAAGGIGTAIAQIRRSIPYPLTIEVETESLGQVEEALAGGADIIMLDNMPLAQMQEAVQHIRRAGDRVKIEASGNITLETIRAVAETGVDYISSSAPITRSTWLDLSMRLS
- the nuoH gene encoding NADH-quinone oxidoreductase subunit NuoH, which codes for MNQGIDLQGSFVRALVDLGLPPGVAKTLWLPLPMVLILAAATVSIFVTVWLERKISAAAQQRIGPEFAGPLGTLQAAADGIKLIFKEDITPALADPILFTLGPVIVVIPVFLSYLIVPFGQNLVITDIGVGIFLWISLSSIAPIGLLMSGYSSNNKYSLLGGLRAAAQSISYEIPMALAVLAVVMMSNSLSTIDIVNQQAGYGILGWNIWRQPVGFVIFWIAALAECERLPFDLPEAEEELVAGYQTEYTGMKFGLFYVGSYVNLVLSALIVAILYLGGWESPVSIDWLAGLLGASETAPWLQVLAASIGIMMTLFKAYLLVFLAILLRWTVPRVRIDQLLDLGWKFLLPVSLVNLLLTAALKLSFPLAFGG
- a CDS encoding iron uptake porin, which produces MSKLLWKSLLAAPAALGAALAVSGSAVAVEAAAIEFATETAPVELATEVAPVELATEAAPVQLAAAAAPVESVVGVDALNQPVQLAQITSVNQLTDVLPTDWAFQALQSLVEQYGCIQGYPDRTYRGNASLTRYEFAAGLNACLDVIAQLVATGINPDDLATIRRLQEEFQAELNTLRGRVDALEADVAELEANQFSTTTKLRGQVDFHLATPFDTIPGVEDSTNFNSRARLNFDTSFTGEDRLRVRLQASSGDLPLGDIGGFNNVSGLQGEGVLDLRVDDFYYAFPVGNRIDVTLAANSLSVDDVLREITPFGNGVADAAGPQYLDAGMGGGAGVGLSFAFTDSIILDALYTVNTAGARSPSIGVFRGTNELGPSQAYGAQLSFIPEGFLSLAATYLHSDGGQVFQGVGTGKAVDTYGGQVNLNFGGFNIGGSAGFVNFDGGDDFIWNAGVVFDDFFAEGAQLGIYGGQAPQLIGSVDNPFYIEGFLNVPFNEFLTITPSVIYADYNNGLADETLIYGVIRTTFRF
- the ndhI gene encoding NAD(P)H-quinone oxidoreductase subunit I, whose amino-acid sequence is MNFLKQVGDYAKESVQAAKYIGQGLSVTFDHMRRRPVTVQYPYEKLIPSERFRGRIHFEFDKCISCEVCVRVCPINLPVVDWDFDKATKKKTLKHYSIDFGVCIFCGNCVEYCPTNCLSMTEEYELATYDRHELNFDNVALGRLPYKVTQDPMVTPLRELAYLPKGVMDPHGLAEGSRRAGKLPQEIIEEMEPSEEDPA
- a CDS encoding citrate synthase; its protein translation is MTVCEYRPGLEGVPATQSSISFVDGQQGILEYRGIRIEELAQKSTFLETAYLLIWGGLPTKQELEAFEHEIRYHRRLKYRVRDMMKCFPESGHPMDALQACAAALGLFYSKRALDNPTYIQDAVVRLLAKIPTMVAAFQLMRKGNDPVQPRDDLDYSANFLYMLNEQEPDPLAARIFDICLTLHAEHTINASTFSAMVTASTLTDPYAVIASAVGTLAGPLHGGANEEVITMLQEIGTVENVRPYVEACIQQKSKIMGFGHRVYKVKDPRATILQRLAEQLFDKFGQDEYYEIALEMEQAVEEKLGHKGIYPNVDFYSGLVYRKLGIPVDLFTPVFAIARVAGWLAHWKEQLGENRIFRPTQVYTGVRNQVYTPLAERPQIWDKQAVTIQSIVN
- the nuoK gene encoding NADH-quinone oxidoreductase subunit NuoK, which gives rise to MHLEYFLLIAAALFCIGIYGLVTSRNVIRVLMSIELMLNAVNLNLMAFSNYLDPANVTGQVFSVFVITIAAAEAAVGLAIVLSIYRNRDTVDMEQFNLLKW
- a CDS encoding NAD(+) kinase, translated to MELKQAIIVYKARNRLSQQWAEKCARQLEGLGCRVLVGPSGPKDNPYPVFLASVTQPIDLAIVLGGDGTALAAARHVAPENIPILAINIGGHLGFLSEASEDYVDLEKVWERLLSDRFAVQQRMMLQTQVFQGDRSNLEAMSDRFLALNEMSVKPASPDRMITSILEMEIDGEVVDQYQGDGLLVSTPTGSTGYTVAAGGPIVHPGMEAIIVTPICPLSLSSRPIVLPPGSVVSVWPLADVDLNTKLWMDGVMATAIWPGQRVDIRMAEFMAKFIILRKNYSYYGTLRNKLNWAGTRINYTNNHRN
- a CDS encoding 4a-hydroxytetrahydrobiopterin dehydratase; protein product: MAKPLSETEVQLKLSQLTDWILEGKIIKTTRTFTDFVEAVSFVNRLVEPAEAAGHHPDIAISYNQVTISLTTHDAGGLTEQDFAMAETLSKLV
- a CDS encoding NADH-quinone oxidoreductase subunit J, with the translated sequence MTLAEGVQIVSFGILAVMMLGAALGVVLLENIVYSAFLLGGVFISIAGMYILLNASFVAAAQVLVYVGAVNVLILFGIMLVNKQQEFRPIARAWVGRAVTALVCSGLFALLATTVVGTPWKLSSAPAAGDNAIVLIGIHFFTDFLLPFELASVLLLIALVGAIILARREYIPDTQAGVPVQDALQLPERPRELVPVGSNTSEQGATDSFL